A stretch of Longimicrobiales bacterium DNA encodes these proteins:
- a CDS encoding helical backbone metal receptor, whose translation MRTDTHRNGAAAALRAPHLLLGLALPLAAACDAPVARDVAPSAIVVVDDAGDTLRLDAPATRIVSIVPAQTEILLALGTGDRIIARTDFDTQPELAHLPSTGNGLTPNVEWIAARRPDLVISWADAQSRSVVARLSALGIPAYASSVETISDMVHSVERLGALTGRAAAADSIVRGIRDTLAAVERDVARRTRPRVMYAIGVDPLMVAGPGTFVHEALTIAGGDNVFDDTRARWPVVSIEEVIRRDPDVIVVGLGRTRAEADSLIARLSDTPGWRELRAVREARIHWADPYRFNRPSPDIGGNARRLAAMLVEGGPAGPAGPSGPAGRTAGTTAGSGAARPAGPDGPAGPDSPSPRR comes from the coding sequence GTGCGCACCGACACTCACCGGAACGGCGCGGCTGCTGCCCTGCGCGCGCCGCACCTGCTGCTCGGGCTCGCACTGCCCCTGGCGGCAGCATGCGACGCACCTGTCGCACGCGACGTCGCACCGTCCGCGATCGTGGTCGTCGATGATGCCGGCGATACGCTGCGTCTCGACGCTCCCGCGACGCGCATCGTCTCGATCGTTCCCGCACAGACGGAAATTCTGCTGGCGCTCGGCACCGGTGACCGCATCATCGCGCGCACCGATTTCGACACGCAGCCGGAGCTGGCGCACCTGCCCTCCACCGGCAACGGTCTCACGCCCAACGTCGAATGGATCGCCGCGCGTCGCCCTGACCTCGTGATCTCGTGGGCGGACGCGCAGTCGCGCTCCGTCGTCGCACGACTGTCCGCGCTCGGCATTCCCGCATACGCATCATCCGTCGAAACGATCAGCGACATGGTGCACAGCGTAGAACGCCTGGGCGCGCTCACCGGCCGCGCGGCCGCGGCCGACTCGATCGTGCGCGGCATCCGCGATACGCTCGCTGCAGTCGAGCGCGACGTCGCCCGACGTACACGCCCGCGCGTGATGTACGCGATCGGTGTCGACCCGCTCATGGTCGCGGGTCCCGGCACCTTCGTGCACGAGGCGCTCACCATCGCGGGCGGCGACAACGTCTTCGACGACACCCGCGCACGCTGGCCGGTGGTCAGCATCGAGGAAGTGATCCGCCGCGATCCCGACGTGATCGTGGTCGGCCTCGGGCGTACGCGTGCGGAGGCGGACTCGCTGATCGCCCGCCTGAGCGACACACCGGGGTGGCGCGAGCTGCGCGCCGTGCGCGAAGCACGTATCCACTGGGCAGATCCGTACCGGTTCAACCGGCCGTCGCCCGACATCGGGGGGAACGCGCGGCGGCTGGCTGCGATGCTGGTGGAGGGTGGGCCGGCGGGGCCGGCGGGGCCGTCAGGGCCGGCGGGGCGAACGGCGGGAACGACAGCGGGATCGGGTGCGGCTCGCCCCGCCGGCCCCGACGGCCCCGCCGGCCCCGACAGCCCGAGTCCCCGCCGATGA
- a CDS encoding iron ABC transporter permease — protein MTPTQLELPAAHTRGRTLPRLLIMLALAVASLLIAIAAGAAAIPLADVVRALFGAGDATTRAIVLELRLPRAALAFVAGGGLAVSGAVFQALLRNPLADPYVLGVSGGAAVGAIGWIVLGAGAYSAGVPLAALLGAVAAVLLVYRIARGVGGALDTRVLLLAGVVVGAFCNALIMLLLTLADMESFRSAVFWMMGSLAAARWDTTLLLAAYMLPGLVVLMAQARALDLLLLGEETALFLGTRTERVKLIGYGVASLLVAASVAVCGVIGFVGLIVPHAVRLAWGSEHRLLLPASFLGGGALLLLADTGARVLAAPSELPVGVVTALVGVPLFVLLLMRGRA, from the coding sequence ATGACGCCCACCCAGCTCGAGCTGCCCGCCGCGCACACTCGCGGCCGCACGCTGCCACGCCTGCTCATCATGCTCGCGCTCGCGGTCGCCTCGCTGCTCATCGCGATCGCCGCAGGCGCGGCCGCGATCCCGCTCGCGGACGTCGTACGCGCGCTGTTCGGTGCCGGTGATGCGACGACGCGCGCAATCGTGCTCGAGCTGCGGCTGCCGCGCGCCGCGCTCGCCTTCGTGGCCGGCGGTGGCCTGGCCGTCAGCGGCGCCGTGTTCCAGGCACTGCTGCGCAATCCGCTCGCTGACCCGTACGTGCTCGGCGTCTCCGGCGGCGCTGCCGTCGGCGCGATCGGCTGGATCGTGCTCGGTGCAGGCGCATACTCCGCCGGTGTGCCACTGGCTGCACTGCTCGGCGCCGTCGCTGCGGTGCTGCTCGTGTATCGCATCGCGCGCGGCGTCGGCGGCGCACTCGATACGCGCGTGCTGCTGCTCGCCGGTGTGGTCGTCGGTGCGTTCTGCAATGCCCTGATCATGCTGCTGCTCACGCTGGCCGACATGGAGAGCTTCCGCTCCGCCGTCTTCTGGATGATGGGCAGCCTCGCGGCGGCGCGCTGGGACACGACACTGTTGCTGGCGGCGTACATGCTGCCCGGCCTGGTCGTGCTCATGGCGCAGGCGCGGGCGCTCGATCTGCTGCTGCTCGGCGAAGAGACCGCGCTGTTCCTGGGCACGCGCACGGAGCGGGTGAAGCTGATCGGCTACGGCGTTGCATCGCTGCTCGTCGCTGCGTCCGTTGCCGTGTGCGGCGTGATCGGCTTCGTCGGCCTGATCGTGCCGCACGCGGTGCGGCTCGCGTGGGGCAGCGAGCACCGGCTGCTGCTGCCCGCGTCGTTCCTGGGCGGTGGCGCACTGCTGCTGCTCGCCGACACGGGCGCACGCGTGCTCGCCGCGCCCTCCGAGCTGCCGGTCGGCGTCGTGACCGCGCTGGTCGGTGTGCCGCTGTTTGTCCTGCTGCTGATGCGGGGGCGCGCATGA
- a CDS encoding ABC transporter ATP-binding protein, whose amino-acid sequence MSSTFTAHDVAFRYRGASRDAVAGLAMTVSRGSFYALLGPNGSGKSTAMRLLLGALEPQQGDVRFEGKRVQEWSRRELARRIGVVSQHEELPFPMTVRELVALGRYPHLGAWHRESDADRSAVQRALERCELTDLVARPASALSGGELQRARIARALAQEPRTLVLDEPTASLDIAHEMAIFELLAGLVAHDGTTVVVITHNINLAARYADRLLLLHGGRIAAEGSAAQVLTRQRLEHVYGWPLHVHPHPGPGPDTGAPQVVPVARGDAAGRPND is encoded by the coding sequence ATGAGCAGCACGTTCACTGCGCACGACGTCGCATTCCGCTACCGCGGCGCATCGCGCGATGCGGTTGCCGGATTGGCCATGACGGTTTCGCGCGGCTCGTTCTACGCGCTGCTCGGACCGAACGGCTCCGGCAAGTCGACCGCCATGCGGCTGCTGCTGGGTGCACTCGAGCCGCAGCAGGGTGACGTCAGGTTCGAGGGCAAGCGTGTGCAGGAATGGTCGCGCCGCGAGCTCGCTCGCCGCATCGGCGTCGTCTCGCAGCACGAGGAGCTGCCGTTTCCGATGACGGTGCGCGAGCTGGTCGCCCTCGGCCGCTACCCGCACCTGGGCGCATGGCACCGCGAGTCGGACGCGGACCGCAGTGCCGTGCAGCGCGCACTCGAGCGCTGCGAGCTGACCGACCTGGTCGCGCGTCCCGCCTCCGCGCTGTCTGGCGGGGAGTTGCAGCGGGCGCGCATCGCGCGCGCCCTCGCGCAGGAGCCGCGCACCCTCGTCCTGGACGAACCGACTGCGTCGCTCGACATCGCGCACGAGATGGCGATTTTCGAGCTGCTCGCCGGGCTCGTCGCCCATGATGGCACCACCGTCGTCGTCATCACCCACAACATCAACCTCGCCGCGCGCTACGCCGACCGCCTGCTGCTCCTGCACGGGGGACGGATCGCGGCAGAGGGCAGTGCGGCGCAGGTGCTCACGCGCCAGCGGCTCGAGCACGTGTACGGGTGGCCGCTGCACGTTCATCCGCATCCCGGACCCGGCCCCGATACCGGCGCGCCCCAGGTCGTGCCGGTCGCGCGCGGGGACGCGGCAGGCAGACCGAATGACTGA